A portion of the Pirellulales bacterium genome contains these proteins:
- a CDS encoding DUF1501 domain-containing protein: protein MHRDRDLLTGRPCCLPRREFLSRAANGFGAMALAALLNDRAYGATPADAALLSTRAATHFPARARSVIFLYMDGGPSQVDSFDPKPRLDREHGQPIKMEVPPTQFDNVGTVLRSPWKFRSRGESGIPVSDLFPHVAKCVDDLAIVRSMTADFSEHTNANYFLHSGHGLQGRPSMGAWATYGLGSDNQELPGFVVLESGMIPPGGVSCFGSGFLPAAYQGSIFRQGDLPVADIRPADTPVEVQRQKLALVNRLDALAIEQQGAADALDAAIANYELAFRMQTSVPELADLSQETAATVAMYGLDQPKTQIFAHRCLTARRLVERGVRFVEVLCPQVVGDRWDQHSNLLEGHQNNADATDRPIAALLRDLKARGLLDETLVVWAGEFGRTPMAQGSDGRDHNPFGFSIWLAGGGIRGGTVYGATDEYGYFAVENRTTIHDLHATMLHLMGLDHTRLTYRFSGRDMRLTDVYGNVLHDILA, encoded by the coding sequence GCCTGCCCAGGCGCGAGTTCCTGAGCCGGGCCGCCAACGGCTTTGGCGCAATGGCGCTGGCGGCGCTGCTGAACGACCGCGCGTATGGCGCGACGCCGGCCGACGCGGCGCTCCTGTCGACACGGGCTGCCACGCATTTTCCGGCCCGGGCTCGGAGCGTGATCTTTCTCTACATGGACGGGGGACCCTCGCAGGTCGATTCATTCGACCCGAAACCCCGCCTGGACCGCGAGCACGGCCAGCCGATCAAGATGGAAGTGCCGCCGACGCAATTCGACAACGTCGGCACGGTGTTGCGCTCACCGTGGAAGTTTCGCTCGCGCGGCGAGAGCGGCATCCCCGTCAGCGATTTGTTTCCGCACGTCGCCAAATGTGTCGACGATCTGGCCATCGTGCGGTCGATGACGGCCGACTTTTCCGAACACACGAACGCCAACTACTTTCTCCACTCGGGCCACGGGCTGCAGGGACGTCCCAGTATGGGAGCCTGGGCCACCTACGGGTTGGGCAGCGACAATCAAGAGCTGCCCGGATTTGTCGTCCTGGAAAGCGGTATGATTCCGCCGGGCGGTGTGAGTTGTTTCGGCAGCGGATTCTTGCCCGCCGCCTATCAGGGGTCGATCTTTCGCCAGGGCGATCTGCCCGTGGCCGATATCCGCCCGGCCGACACGCCGGTCGAAGTGCAGCGGCAGAAGCTGGCTCTGGTAAATCGGCTCGACGCCCTGGCGATCGAGCAGCAGGGCGCCGCCGACGCGCTCGACGCGGCCATTGCCAATTACGAACTGGCCTTCCGCATGCAGACGTCGGTGCCCGAACTGGCCGATCTGTCCCAGGAAACGGCCGCGACGGTAGCGATGTACGGGCTCGACCAGCCGAAGACCCAGATCTTTGCGCATCGCTGCCTCACGGCCCGCCGGCTGGTCGAGCGCGGCGTGCGCTTCGTCGAGGTGCTGTGCCCGCAGGTCGTCGGTGATCGCTGGGATCAGCACTCGAACCTGTTGGAAGGCCACCAGAACAATGCCGACGCGACGGACCGTCCGATCGCGGCGCTGCTGCGCGACCTCAAGGCGCGCGGATTGCTCGACGAAACGCTCGTCGTGTGGGCCGGGGAATTTGGCCGCACGCCCATGGCCCAAGGCAGCGACGGGCGCGATCACAATCCTTTTGGTTTTTCCATCTGGCTGGCCGGTGGTGGCATCCGGGGCGGCACCGTCTATGGTGCGACCGACGAGTACGGCTATTTCGCCGTCGAGAACCGCACGACGATCCACGACCTGCACGCCACGATGCTGCACCTCATGGGACTCGACCACACGCGATTGACGTATCGCTTCAGCGGCCGCGACATGAGGCTGACCGACGTTTACGGCAACGTCCTGCACGACATCCTGGCGTAA